The genomic interval ACATGCCTCCTGAAACGCCTCTTCCGCGGTATCGAGGTCGCGGAAATAGCGCAACAGCGCACCAAGCGCCTTCGGGCGGGCCGAGGCAAGGGCAAGGTCGATCCAGGCAATATCAGTCATGATGCAGCATCTCCCGGCCTGAAGACGTAGAAAGGCCGAATTTCGTAAGAGGTGGACCCGGGATTGACGGCGGAAAGCTGTTTCGAGAAGGCAACCGCCTCCTCAAGCGTCTCGAAGTCAACGACGTAGAAGCCGAGAAGCGCCTCCTTCGTCTCCGCGAAAGGCCCGTCGATGACCAGGGGCTCGTCCTTGCCTTTGCGCACGGTGGTCGCAGCCGTTGTCGGCATCAGCCGCCCGACGGGGCCGAGCTTGCCGGATTTGGCCAACGGCTCCTGCACGGCGTAAAGCTTCTCCATGACGGCAGCCTCTTCCTCCTGGGTCCAGGCGAAGACGGTTTCCTCATGGGCGTAACAAAGGATTGCATAAAGCATCGGGTCACTCCTCTTTCCGAATGACGAAGGAGTACCGTCTTGGCCGACAGGCCGCATCAAAAAAATCATTGGGAGGCAGAGTCAAAGCTCTGCGGCGCGCCGGCTCCTCGGCGGAAGAATAAAGCCGGACACGCGGCAGCGGAAAGGCACCGTGTCCCCGCTCTGATCGCCCTACCCCTCGCTCAGCGTCCGCCGGACCGCACTCTTCCAGCCCTTCAGTTTTGCCGCGCGTAGCTTCTCGTCCATGTCGGGCTCGAAACGGCGATCCCGTTTCCACGTCGCCGAAAAGCCCTCCTTGTCCGGCCACACCCCTGCCCGGCTGCCCGCGAGCCAGGCGGCGCCCAGCGCCGTCGTCTCCAGGATGACCGGGCGGTCGACGGGAGCATCGAGCAGGTCGGCGAGACGCTGCATCGTCCAGTCGGAGGCAACCATGCCGCCATCGACACGCAGCACGGTGTCGTCGCCGGCATTCTTCCAGTCCTTCTGCATGGCGTCGAGGAGATCGCGGGTCTGGTAGCAGACCGCTTCGAGCGCGGCCCTGGAAAGTTCCGCCGGGCCGCTATTGCGCGTCAACCCGAAAATCGCGCCCCGCGCCTTGGCATCCCAATGCGGTGCGCCAAGCCCGGTGAAGGCGGGCACAAGATAGACCTCCTGCGTGGGATCTGCCTTTTCAGCGAGCGAGTTGGACTCGGCGGCACTGCCGATGATGCGAAGCCCGTCGCGCAGCCATTGCACGGCAGCACCGGCGATGAAAATCGAGCCCTCGAGCGCGTAGGTCGTCTCACCGTTGAGCCTGTAGGCGATGGTCGTCAGCAGTCGGTTTTTCGAACGCACCATGTCGGCGCCGGTGTTCAGCAGCGCGAAGCAGCCGGTGCCGTAGGTCGATTTCAGCATGCCGGGCGCAAAACAGGCCTGTCCGATGGTCGCCGCCTGCTGGTCGCCAGCAACGCCGAGAATCGGAATCTCGGCGCCGAAGATATCGGCATCGACCATGCCGAAATCGGCGGCACAATCCTTGACCTCAGGCAGCATGGCGGACGGCACTCGCAGAATGTCGAGCAGGTCCTCGTCCCAGGCGTTTTCCGCAATGTTGTACATGAGCGTGCGCGAAGCGTTGGTCGCGTCGGTCACGAAACTCTTGCCGCCGGTCAAACGCCAGATCAGGAAGGTATCGATGGTGCCGAAGCAGAGATCGCCCCGGGAAGCACGCGCCCTTGCGCCCTTCACGTTGGCGAGCATCCAGGAAAGCTTCGTGCCGGAAAAATACGGATCGAGGATAAGCCCCGTCTTCCTGGTGAAGACCCGCTCGAGGTCCTGCCGTTTCAGGTTGTCGCAATAGCTTGCCGTGCGCCGGTCCTGCCAGACGATAGCGTTCTGGATCGGCCGGCCCGTCTCGCGTTCCCAGACAACAACCGTCTCGCGCTGGTTGGTGATGCCGAGTGCGGCGACATCCTTGGCCGCGATCCCGGCGTCGCGCAGCGCCATGTGGATGGTCGAGACGACCGAATCCCAAATCTCTTCGGGATCGTGCTCGACCCAGCCGGAGCGCGGATAAATCTGGGTGAATTCCTTCTGGCCCTTGCCGGCGACATGCATGTCGCCATCGAAGACGATCGCCCGCGTCGATGTCGTCCCCTGATCAATCGCCAGAACATATCCACCCATGAAATCCTCCTCAAGCATATGATTATCGTAACAAATCAATAGGACACGGACGCAGGCGAGAAAAGCGAATAAAGCGGAATTGCCAGCCTGCCGGCTTTGGGCATAACCTCGCCGCTAACGTTGCAACGCAACATCGCAGTGTCAGGAGAAACAGCATGAGCAGATCAGTCGTCGTTACCGGTTCCACCAGCGGCATTGGCCTTGCGATCGCCACCGCTTTCGCCGAAACCGGCGACAATGTCGTCATCAACGGTTTCGGAACTGCCGATGAAATCAAGGCGATCATCGAGCGGCTTCAATCTATGTCCAAGGCTCGCGTGATCCACCATCCGGCCGACATGACCAAGCCCGGCGAGATCGCCGATCTGATCGAGACGGCTGCGAAGTCCTTCGGCACCGTCGATGTCCTCGTCAATAATGCGGGCATTCAGCATGTCGAGAAGATCGAGGATTTCCCGATCGAGAAGTGGGACCAGATCATCGCGATCAATCTGTCGAGTTCCTTTCACACTATGCGCGCCGCCATCCCGTTGATGAAAGCGAAGAAGCATGGCCGCATCATCAACATCGCCTCGGCCCACGGCCTCGTCGCCTCCCCCTTCAAATCCGCCTATGTCGCGGCGAAACATGGTATATTAGGCCTAACGAAAACAGCGGCACTGGAACTTGCCGAGTTCGGCGTCACCGTCAACGCCATCTGCCCTGGCTACGTGCTGACGCCGCTCGTGGAAAAACAGATCCCGGACACCGCCAAGGCCCGCGGCATAACCGAGGAACAGGTGAAGAGCGAGGTCATCCTCAAGGCGCAGCCGACGCACGAATTCGTCAAGGCCGAGGAGATCGGTAGCTTGTCGCTCTACCTCGCCAGCGACGCCGCCCGTCAGGTTACGGGAACGCATATCTCGATTGACGGGGGCTGGACGGCGGCTTAACCATTTGGAAAAACAATAACAGGAACATCATGAACGACAGCATCCGCTTCATCCTGAATGGCGAGGACATCGCGCTCACCGAGGTCGGGCCAACCGAGACGCTTCTCGATTTTCTGCGGTTAAAGCGGCGCCTGACAGGCACCAAGGAAGGATGTGCCGAGGGGGATTGCGGCGCCTGCACCGTGCTCGTCGGGCGGCTCGCAGACGGCAAGCTCGCCTATGAATCCGTCAATGCCTGTATCCGGTTCATGGGCTCGCTGCACGCAACCCACGTGGTGACGGTCGAGCACCTGGCCGGCCGGGACGGCGCGCTGCACCCGGTGCAGCAGGCGCTGGTCGATTGCCACGGCTCGCAATGCGGCTTCTGCACCCCGGGCTTCGTCATGTCGCTCTACGGCCTATGGCTCACGACGGAAAAGCCCGGCCGCCGTGAGATCGAAAAGGCGCTGCAAGGCAATCTCTGTCGCTGCACCGGCTATGAGCCGATCGTCAAGGCCGCCGAGCGGGTGAGCCTGATGCGCCCGAGCGCCCTCTTCGACCCGCTGGAGCGGACACGATCGGAAATCATCGCGCGCCTCTGGGCAATGCAGGCGAGCGGCACCATCCGGATTGGGACGGGCGAAGACCGGCTGATCGTTCCGGCCTCTGTCCAGGCATTGGCTGAAGTGCTGTCGCAGGAACCTGATGCGACCATCGTCGCCGGCGCGACCGATGTCGGCCTCTGGGTAACCAAGCAGATGCGACGGCTGAGCCCTGTCGTTTTCATCAATCATTTGAGCGAACTGCAGTCGATCATCGAAAGCGAGGATGGCGTCACCATCGGCGCCGGCGTCAGCTACACCAGGGCCTTTGAAGCGATCTCGAAGAAAATTCCGGCGCTCGGACGGCTGATCGACCGCATCGGCGGCGAGCAGGTGCGCAATATGGGCACGATCGGCGGCAATATCGCCAACGGCTCGCCGATCGGCGACAGTCCGCCGCCATTGATCGCGCTCGGCGCGACGCTGACACTGCGCTCCCTGCAAGGTCAGCGCAAGATGCCGCTCGAGGATTTCTTCATCGCCTATGGCAAGCAGGACCGCAGGCCAGGCGAATTCGTCGAAAGCGTCTTCGTACCCTATCCCGCGACCGGCCGCTTTGCCGCCTACAAGGTCACCAAGCGCCGCGACGAGGACATCACTGCCGTGCTCGGCGCTTTCCTTTTGACCCTCGACCATGCCGAGATGGTCACCGACATCCGCATCGCCTTCGGCGGCATGGCAGCGACACCGAAACGTGCCCGTATGGTGGAGGCCGAACTGATTGGCAAACCCTGGACTGAAGCAACGATCGACGCCGCCCGTCCTGCCTTCGACACCGATTTCCAGCCGCTCACCGACTGGCGCGCCACGGCGGAATACCGCCAACTGACGGCGAAGAACCTGCTGACGCGGTTCTATCTGGAAACGGTCGGCGCGCCGGCGGAGCTGAAGCGGTTCGAGGAGGTGGCGTGATGGACGCATTGATCGGAACGCCCCGAGTGCAAACCTTGCTGGGAATAGTCGCGGTCTCCTCCGCTCCCTCATTCCTTTCCTCCCTTCGCGGAGGACTCATCTAATGGACAAGTCCACCTTCGAAGACCGTAAAGCCATCATCTCCGGGCAGATGCACGGTTCGCTGCGACATGATTCCGCGCATAAACATGTGACCGGAACCGCCGACTACATCGACGATATCCCCGAACCCGCAGGCCTGCTGCACGGCGCGCTCGGCCTCTCCGACCGGGCTCATGCCGAAATCCTCAGCATCGATCTCTCCGCGGTCGCCGCCCATCCCGGCGTCGTCTGGGCCTTCACCGGCAGGGACGTGCCTGGTGTCAACGACGTTAGCTCCAACGGCAGCCACGACGAGCCGCTGCTTGCCGAAACTTTGGTTCAGTTCCACGGCCAGCCGATCTTTGCCGTCATCGCCGAAACGCGCGATGCCGCGCGCCGGGCCGCACGGATGGCGAAGGTCAACTATCGCGACCTGCCACACTGGCACGATGTCGACGGCGCGCTCGCCAATGGCAGTCCGCTGGTCGTAAGCCCGATGACGCTGCAACGCGGCGAGCCGGAAACCGAAATGTCGAATGCCGCGATGCGTCTCAAAGGGCAGATGCGCATCGGGGGACAGGAGCATTTCTACCTCGAAGGCCACATCGCCGTGGCGATCCCCGGCGAGGACGACGAGGTCACCGTCTGGTCTTCGACGCAGCATCCGAGCGAAATCCAGCACATCGTCGGCCACGTGCTCGACATCCCGTCCAACGCCGTGACCGTCAATGTGCGCCGCATGGGCGGCGGCTTCGGTGGCAAGGAGACGCAGGGCAATCAGTTCGCGGCGCTTGCGGCAATTGCCGCCAAGAAGCTCGGTCGCGCCATCAAATTTCGCCCGGACCGCGACGAGGACATGAGCGCCACCGGCAAACGGCACGATTTTCTCGTCGATTACGAGGTCGGCTTCGACGGCGAAGGCCGCATCCACGCCGTCGACGCAACATATGCGGCGCGCTGCGGCTTCTCCTCCGATCTCTCCGGCCCGGTCACCGACCGCGCACTTTTCCATGCCGATTCCAGCTACTTCTATCCGCATGTGCATTTGCAATCGAAACCGCTGAAAACGCACACAGTGTCCAACACCGCCTTCCGCGGTTTCGGCGGGCCGCAAGGCATGCTTGGCGCCGAGCGCGTCATCGAGGAGATCGCCTACGCCCTCGGTAAGGACCCGCTCGATATCCGCAAGCTGAATTTCTACGGTCAGCCGGGCTCCGGGCGCACGCTGACGCCCTATCATCAGGAGGTCGAGGACAACATCATAGCCCGCGTCGTCGAGGAGCTGGAGGAAACGGCAGAGTACCGGGCGCGGCGCAATGCGATCATCGCCTTCAACCGCGACAGCCGCTACATCCGAAAGGGCATCGCGCTGACCCCGGTGAAATTCGGTATCTCCTTCACCATGACCGCCTTCAACCAGGCCGGCGCCCTCGTCCATATCTACCAGGACGGCTCGATCCACCTCAACCATGGCGGCACCGAAATGGGCCAGGGTCTCTACACGAAGGTGGCGCAGGTGCTGGCCGACAGCTTCCAGGTCGATATCGA from Rhizobium lentis carries:
- the glpK gene encoding glycerol kinase GlpK, translated to MGGYVLAIDQGTTSTRAIVFDGDMHVAGKGQKEFTQIYPRSGWVEHDPEEIWDSVVSTIHMALRDAGIAAKDVAALGITNQRETVVVWERETGRPIQNAIVWQDRRTASYCDNLKRQDLERVFTRKTGLILDPYFSGTKLSWMLANVKGARARASRGDLCFGTIDTFLIWRLTGGKSFVTDATNASRTLMYNIAENAWDEDLLDILRVPSAMLPEVKDCAADFGMVDADIFGAEIPILGVAGDQQAATIGQACFAPGMLKSTYGTGCFALLNTGADMVRSKNRLLTTIAYRLNGETTYALEGSIFIAGAAVQWLRDGLRIIGSAAESNSLAEKADPTQEVYLVPAFTGLGAPHWDAKARGAIFGLTRNSGPAELSRAALEAVCYQTRDLLDAMQKDWKNAGDDTVLRVDGGMVASDWTMQRLADLLDAPVDRPVILETTALGAAWLAGSRAGVWPDKEGFSATWKRDRRFEPDMDEKLRAAKLKGWKSAVRRTLSEG
- the xdhB gene encoding xanthine dehydrogenase molybdopterin binding subunit translates to MDKSTFEDRKAIISGQMHGSLRHDSAHKHVTGTADYIDDIPEPAGLLHGALGLSDRAHAEILSIDLSAVAAHPGVVWAFTGRDVPGVNDVSSNGSHDEPLLAETLVQFHGQPIFAVIAETRDAARRAARMAKVNYRDLPHWHDVDGALANGSPLVVSPMTLQRGEPETEMSNAAMRLKGQMRIGGQEHFYLEGHIAVAIPGEDDEVTVWSSTQHPSEIQHIVGHVLDIPSNAVTVNVRRMGGGFGGKETQGNQFAALAAIAAKKLGRAIKFRPDRDEDMSATGKRHDFLVDYEVGFDGEGRIHAVDATYAARCGFSSDLSGPVTDRALFHADSSYFYPHVHLQSKPLKTHTVSNTAFRGFGGPQGMLGAERVIEEIAYALGKDPLDIRKLNFYGQPGSGRTLTPYHQEVEDNIIARVVEELEETAEYRARRNAIIAFNRDSRYIRKGIALTPVKFGISFTMTAFNQAGALVHIYQDGSIHLNHGGTEMGQGLYTKVAQVLADSFQVDIDRVKITATTTAKVPNTSATAASSGSDLNGMAAYDAARQIKERLVAFAAEKWDVPPSDVAFLPNRVRVGEIEIPFPDFIKQAYFARVQLSAAGFYKTPKIHWDRKAGRGTPFYYFAYGAACTEVSIDTLTGEYLIDRTDILHDVGRSLNPAIDMGQVEGAFVQGLGWLTTEELWWDDKGRLRTHAPSTYKIPLASDRPKIFNVRLAEWSENIEATIGRSKAVGEPPFMLAISVLEALSMAVASVADYKVCPRLDAPATPERVLMAVERMKRV
- a CDS encoding YciI family protein, whose amino-acid sequence is MLYAILCYAHEETVFAWTQEEEAAVMEKLYAVQEPLAKSGKLGPVGRLMPTTAATTVRKGKDEPLVIDGPFAETKEALLGFYVVDFETLEEAVAFSKQLSAVNPGSTSYEIRPFYVFRPGDAAS
- the xdhA gene encoding xanthine dehydrogenase small subunit, coding for MNDSIRFILNGEDIALTEVGPTETLLDFLRLKRRLTGTKEGCAEGDCGACTVLVGRLADGKLAYESVNACIRFMGSLHATHVVTVEHLAGRDGALHPVQQALVDCHGSQCGFCTPGFVMSLYGLWLTTEKPGRREIEKALQGNLCRCTGYEPIVKAAERVSLMRPSALFDPLERTRSEIIARLWAMQASGTIRIGTGEDRLIVPASVQALAEVLSQEPDATIVAGATDVGLWVTKQMRRLSPVVFINHLSELQSIIESEDGVTIGAGVSYTRAFEAISKKIPALGRLIDRIGGEQVRNMGTIGGNIANGSPIGDSPPPLIALGATLTLRSLQGQRKMPLEDFFIAYGKQDRRPGEFVESVFVPYPATGRFAAYKVTKRRDEDITAVLGAFLLTLDHAEMVTDIRIAFGGMAATPKRARMVEAELIGKPWTEATIDAARPAFDTDFQPLTDWRATAEYRQLTAKNLLTRFYLETVGAPAELKRFEEVA
- a CDS encoding 3-hydroxybutyrate dehydrogenase produces the protein MSRSVVVTGSTSGIGLAIATAFAETGDNVVINGFGTADEIKAIIERLQSMSKARVIHHPADMTKPGEIADLIETAAKSFGTVDVLVNNAGIQHVEKIEDFPIEKWDQIIAINLSSSFHTMRAAIPLMKAKKHGRIINIASAHGLVASPFKSAYVAAKHGILGLTKTAALELAEFGVTVNAICPGYVLTPLVEKQIPDTAKARGITEEQVKSEVILKAQPTHEFVKAEEIGSLSLYLASDAARQVTGTHISIDGGWTAA